ATCTCGCCGGCGAACCCGGCCGTGCTGGCGTTCATCGGGAAGTAGCCGAAGAACTTGGGGCTCTGCCAGTGGGTCAGTGCCGGGACGATGTGAGTGCGTACCTCCTCGAGTATCACGTCCATCGGCTCACCGTTCTCGGGCGGCGCGTCGGGTAGAAGCGCGCGGAGGCACCCTGGCAACGCCTGGGACTGGACCGGATACGTCTCGACGTCGCGGTAGTAGCCGGCGAGGAAGTTGATCACGGCGCGCGACTCCCCGGCGAAGGTGTCGGGGTCCAGTGGCGACAGCGCGTCAAATGGTGCTCCGCCCGTCGCCATGGTATGTAGTGTCTGCGCTTGCGGGTTCGCGTACACGTGAGAAGGACACGGGTTGCTACTTTGTGATGAGCTCGGGCTTTTGGCAGTTGTACGTTACTACTGTGCGCATCGTGTATATATAGTACTACTGCAGTAGTTGTTATCCCTAATAAGTTCGCCAAGAAAAGCCGTAATAGCTATGTGCATATGTGTGTGCGTATTATGCATGCATGGGCTGGTTGCCAGGCTGATCTGGTAGTTGTAAGATTTCTATTGTATAGGTACCCTATTTGTTGAGCCCAGATCAAGTTAACAACAACCAGATCGTAGCCATTGTGATCTGTTCGGCTGCTCTGCCTAACACCGCGGGCGGAGCTACATGTGTTTTTGGGTGTACAAATATACACCCATTATTTTTGCCAAGACGTTGACAATTCATGTATAACACATTCATATGCACGAAATAAGTTATAAACTCTAGTAAATTTGTGGTTTTTAGGGAAATATGCACACCCATTGTCTGGTGACTGGTTGGCTCCGCCACTGTCTAACACCCACGCGTCCTGATGTATCCATCAAACGCTTCACCTATTTTCATACCGTTTAACGGCGAGTGATTACTTACCAAAGTAAAATGAGTTGCGTACCTATCATCTCTTTTAATTTGCCACTTTCAAAAGTTTGAAGCTTACTTGAAAATGTAACGTCCATAGGCATATAACATGCATGTACACCTGCATAATTTACTGAAAAAAATGCACATAGCCAAGAAAACGCACCTCTGGATGGCATACTACTATTCGACTCACCGCCATATCAATTTGGtttgttagagcatctccagcagcCGCGCAACGCGCGGCGCGCTAAAAGTCAGAATACAGCGCCGGGTGAGCCAGCTTTTGCGCGCGGCGGTGCGCTGGCTCCCGCGGCCGCCGCAAAATAAAGCGCGCCCGAGCCGCTCCAGCAGGCGCGCTatatttcatttgtttttttcCTACTATGTGAACTACGATTCGATACATATTTGGTTCCGATAGTACAAATATGGAGATAGTTGTGTGTAGATAGTTCATAGTCTTCTCCTACTATAGATAGTTCATAGTTCGTCACATAGTCTGCTTCTACGATACAAAATAAAACGAAAAACTACTACTACTCGTCATTCTCCGACTCGGACTCtgcctcggtgatgtcctcctccgacgtctgagcGTAGGCGTCAAGGAACCGCTCGTCGCCGGAGTCCCAGGAGGACGCATCTCCTAGCGCGATGTTGTATTTAGCGACCGCCTTCCGCGttcgcttgtcctcgcgataggcggctcgctccttcctcctcttcgccctctccgccctcctctcgGCGAAGAACAGTTCCTCATTGATGATGTCTTGCGGGAAGCGATGGctccacagcgccatggcttcctcgtccatctcggccaGGCTGAGATGGCGCTCCCGCCTCCGGTTCttgcgacgatcctcgtcggtgacaAGCCGCGGGAAAGGCGCCAActcctgtgcccgctcccgcgtcgccACGTCGGCGAAGTTCATGTCCTGACGGGACcgccggaggcgccacgccgcagcgtcgtacgcgcgggcgccCTCCTGAGCGGTGTCGAAGGTTCCGAGGCGGAGGCGCATGCCGCCGCCCAACCGAATCTCGGCGAAGTAGGTGCCGGACGGACAcacgcggacgccgcggtagATGGAAGCTCCCCGGCGGCGAGGCGGCATGATGGCGCGGTGGTTGCGTGTCGGCGGCGAGAAGAGAAAGCGCTATAGGGAGCGATGGAGAGAGCGGCAGagggttgaaggaaatatgccctagaggcaataataaagttattatttatttccttatatcatgataaatatttattattcatgctagaatggtattaaccggaaacataatacttgtctgaatacatagacaaacatagtgtcactagtatgcctctacttgactagctcgttgatcaaagatggttatgtttcctagccatagacatgagttgtcatttgattaacgggatcacatcattaggagaatgatgtgattgacttgacccattccgttagcttagcactcgatcgtttagtatgttgctattgctttcttcatgacttatacatgttcctatgactatgagattatgcaactcccatttaccggaggaacactttgtgtgctaccaaacgtcacaacgtaactgggtgattataaaggtgctctacaggtgtctccgaaggtacttgttgggttggcgtatttcgagattaggatttgtcactccgattgtcggagaagtatctctgggccctctcggtaatgcacatcacttaagccttgcaagcattgcaactaatgagttagttgtgggatgatgtattacggaacgagtaaagagacttgccggtaacgagattgaactaggtattgagataccgacgatcgaatctcgggcaagtagcataccgatgacaaagggaacaacgtatgttgttatgcggtctgaccgataaagatcttcgtagaaaatgtgggagccaatatgagcatccaggttccgctattggttattgactggagacgtgtctcggtcatgtctacatagtcctcgaacccatagggtccgcacgcttaacgtttcgatgacagttatattatgagtttatatgttttgatgtaccgaaggttgttcggagtcctggatgtgatcacggacataacgaggagtctcgaaatggtcgagacatgaagattgatatattggatgactatattcggacaccggaatggttccgggggttatcgaatatataccggagtaccggggggttaccggaaccccccccccccccggaggctattgggcctcatgggcccaattggtggaagaggagaggcggccaaggggcagccgcgcgcccctcccccccaagtccgaattggacaaggaggggggcgcccccccccctttcctttccccctctctccttccctctcctctcctagtccaacaaggaagggagggagtcctactcccggtgggagtaggactcctcctggcgcgcctcctcctggccggtcgcacctcccccccttgctcctttatatacggggacaggggcaccctagagacacaacaattgatcgtttgatcttttagccgtgtgcggtgcccccctccaccatagtccacctcgataatattgtagcggtgcttaggcaaagccctgcgtcggtagaacatcatcatcgtcaccacgccgtcgtgctgacgaaactctccctcaacactcggctggattggagttcgagggacgtcattgggctgaacatatgctgaactcagaggtgccgtgcgttcggtacttgatcgatcagatcgtgaagacgtacgactacatcaaccgcgttgtgctaacgcttccgctttcggtctacgagggtacgtggacaacactctcccctctcgttgctatgcatcaccatgatcttgcgtgtgcgtaggaatttttttgaaattactacgttccccaacagtggcatccgagcctggttttatgcgttgatgttatatgcacgagtagaacacaagtgagttgtgggcgatataagtcatactacttaccagcatgtcatactttggttcagcggtattgttggatgaagcggcccggaccgacattacgcgtacgcttacgcgagactggttttactgacgtgctttgcacacaggtggctggcgggtatcagtttctccaactttagttgaaccgagtgtggctacgcccggtccttgcgaaggttaaaacagtaccaacttgacaaactatcgttgtggttttgatgcgtaggtaagaatggttcttgctaagcccgtagcagccacgtaaaatttgcaacaacaaagtagaggaagtctaacttgtttttgcagggaatgttgtgatgtgatatggtcaagacatgatgctaaattttattgtatgagatgatcatgttttgtaaccgagttatcggcaacttgcaggagccatatggttgtcgctttattgtatgcaatgcaatcgccctgtaatgctttactttatcactaagcggtagcgatagtcgtagaagcataagattggcgagacgacaacgatgctacgatgaagatcaaggtgtcgcgccggtgacgatggtgatcatgacggtgcttcggagatggaggtcacaagcacaagatgatgatggccatatcatatcacttatattgattgcatgtgatgtttatcttttatgcatcttatcttgctttgattgacggtagcattataagatgatccctcactaaattatcaaagtataagtgttcttcctgagtatgcacagttgcgaaagttcttcgtgctgagacaccacgtgatgatcgggtgtgataggctctacgttcaaatacaacgggtgcaaaacagttgcacacgcagaatactcaggttaaacttgacgagcctagcatataacagatatggcctcggaacacggagaccgaaaggtcgagcgtgaatcatatagtagatatgatcaacatagtgatgttcaccgttgaaactactccatctcacgtgatgatcggacatggtttagttgatatggatcacgtgatcacttagaggattagagggatgtctatctaagtgggagttcttaagtaatatgattaattgaacttaaatttatcatgaacttagtacctgatagtatcttgcttgtctatgttgattgtagatagatggcccgtgctgttgttccgttgaattttaatgcgttccttgagaaatcaaagttgaaagatgatggtagcaattacacggactgggtccgtaacttgaggattatcctcattgctgcacagaagaattatatcctggaagcaccgctgggtgccaggcctgttgctgatgcaactgacgacgttaagaacgtctggcagagcaaagctgatgactacttgatagtttaatgtgccatgctttacggcttagaaccgggacttcaacgacgttttgaacgtcatggagcatatgagatgttacaggagttgaagttaatatttcaagcaaatgcccaaattgagatatgaagtctccaataagttctacagctgcaagatggaggagaatagttctgtcagtgagcatatactcaaaatgtctgggtataataatcacttgattcaactgggagttaatcttccggatgatagcgtcatagacagaattctccaatcactgccaccaagctacaagagcttcgtgatgaactataacatgcaagggatggataagacgattcccgagctcttcgcaatgctaaaggctgcggaggtagaaatcaagaaggagcatcaagtgctgatggtcaataagaccaccagtttcaagaaaaagggcaaagggaagaagaaggggaacttcaagaagaacagcaagcaagttgctgctcaggagaagaaacccaagtctggacctaagcctgagactgagtgcttctactgcaagcagactggtcactggaagcggaactaccccaagtatttggcggataagaaggatggcaaggtgaacaaatgtatatgtgatatatatgttattgatgtgtaccttactaatgctcgcagtagcacctgggcatttgatactggttctgttgctaatatttgcaactcgaaacaggggctacggattaagcgaagattggctaaggacgaggtgacgatgcgcgtgggaaatggttccaaagtcgatgtgatcgcggtcggcacgctacctctacatctaccttcgggattagttttagacctaaataattgttatttggtgccagtgttaagcatgaacattatatctggatcttgtttgatgcgagacggttattcatttaaatcagagaataatggttgttctatttatatgagtaatatattttatggtcatgcacccttgaagagtggtctgtttttgttgaatctcgatagtagtgatacacatattcataatattgaagccaaaagatgcagagttgataatgatagtgcaacttatttgtggcacttccgtttaggtcatatcggtgtaaagcgcacgaagaaactccatactgatggacttttggaaccacttgattatgaatcacttggtacttgcgaaccgtgcctcatgggcaagatgactaaaacgctgttctccggaactatggagagagcaacagatttgttggaaatcatacatacagatgtatgtggtccgatgaatgttgaggctcatggcggatatcgttattttctcaccttcacagatgatttaagcagatatgggtaaatctacttaatgaaacataagtctgaaacatttgaaaagttcaaagaattttagagtgaagttgaaaatcatcgtaacaagaaaataaagtttctacgatctgatcatggaggagaatatttgagttatgagtttggtcttcatttgaaacaatgcggaatagtttcgcaactcacgccacccggaacaccacagcgtaatggtgtgtccgaacgtcataatcgtactctactagatatggtgtgatctatgatgtctcttactgatttaccgctatcgttttggggttatgctttagagacggccgcattcacgttaaatagggcaccatcaaaatccgttgagacgacgccttatgaactgtggtttggcaagaaaccaaagttgtcgtttcttaaagtttggggctgcgatgcttatgtgaaaaagcttcaaccgaataagctcgaacccaaatcagagaaatttgtcttcataggatacccaaaggagactgttgggtacaccttctatcacagatccgaaggcaagacttttgttgctaaattcggaatctttctggagaacgagtttctctcgaaagaagtgagtgggaggaaagtagaacttgatgaggtaactgtacttgctcccttattggaaagtagttcatcgcagaaaccggtttctgcgacacctacgccaattagtgaggaagttaatgatgatcatgaaacttcagatcacgttattactgaacctcgtaggtcaaccagagtaagatccgcaccagagtggtacggtaatcctgttctggaggttatgttactggaccatgacgaacctacaaactacgaagaagcaatggtgagcccagattccgcaaaatggcttgaggccatgaaatctgagatgggatccatgtatgagaacaaagtgcggactttggttgacttgcgcgatgatcggcaagccattgagaataaatggatcttcaagaagaagactgacgttgacggtaatgttactgtctataaagctcgacttgttgcaaaaggttttcgacaagttcaagggattgactacgatgagaccttctcacccgtagcgatgcttaagtctgtccgaatcatgttagcaattgccgcattttatgattatgaaatttggcaaatggatgtcaaaactgcattcctgaagggatttctggaagaagagttgtatatgatgcaaccagaaggttttgtcgatccaaagggagctaacaaagtgtgcaagctccagcaatctatttatggactggtgcaagcctctcggagtaggaataaactctttgatagtgtgatcaaagcatttggttttctacagacttttggagaagcatgtatttacaagaaagtgagtgggagctctgtagcatttctgatattatatgtggatgacatattgctgattggaaatgatatagaatttctagatagcataaagggatacttgaataagagtttttcaatgaaagacctcggtgaagttgtgtatatattgggcatcaagatctatagagatagatcaagacgcttaattggactttcacaaagcacataccttgacaaaattttgaagaagttcaaaatggatcaagcaaagaaagggttcttgcctgtgttgcaaggtgtgaagttgagtaagactcaatgcccgaccactgcagaagatagagag
The Aegilops tauschii subsp. strangulata cultivar AL8/78 chromosome 3, Aet v6.0, whole genome shotgun sequence genome window above contains:
- the LOC109754047 gene encoding ethylene-responsive transcription factor ERF071-like codes for the protein MPPRRRGASIYRGVRVCPSGTYFAEIRLGGGMRLRLGTFDTAQEGARAYDAAAWRLRRSRQDMNFADVATRERAQELAPFPRLVTDEDRRKNRRRERHLSLAEMDEEAMALWSHRFPQDIINEELAPRVARLLEML